The genome window ACAGCCAGGTTCGAGAGCTGCATTGGCGGGGGCTTgagcccaaagccagaagacgACTCGATTCCCAGCCCCTGGTGCTCCAGCTGAGGTCAGAGGGGCAGAGATGAGCGGGCCTGGCCACGGCCCATCCCGAGTCACAGCCGCCGAGCTACCCTTGTCGCTGAAGTGCACTGTGTTGCTGTCACCCCACTGGTTGGTGGTTGGTTGAGTTATCTGAAGCCCCAGGGCACTggtgctgtcccccagggtcagAGCCGAGTAGGAGGCAGCATCAAGAGTGAAGTCCAGGCCTACCTGGCTCCTCCAAACCAGGCCATGACCAGGGGCTGTGCCGCCGTCCTGGGGCAGCTGCGTGAGCCAGTGcactgctgcctcctctcccGTGTCTAACGCATCATTGAAGGCCAGAGGAAGGAAGTTTAAGGAGAGCTGGGTTGCACGCCAAGGACAGCAAATGCATCGTCCACTCTCTGGAGAGCTCCAGAGAGCACTGTTCTCCGAGCACAGGCAGCGGGCAAGGGGAGCCGCTGTGATGCCAGTGAGCCTGGCAGTCTTGGGCAAACCACCAGCCtcggtttctccatctgtaaagtgggcgAGGCAGGGAGCATTCGCACTGGGGTAGTGGGCTGAGCCTGGGCTACACAGGGGTGTTGGGAGACCTGTTGGGTGGCCAggctggagaggaaggagaggtgtGGGAGGGAAGGAGCCAGACATGGAGGCAGGGGTACACGAGGGTGGGTGCAATGGAATTTGGGAGAGCCTAGTGGGGACTGAGAGACAGGTCGTGGTTGGCCTGGCCGTTGCAGTACTCAGCTTTCCATCACTGGTACTGACCCCTGCGGTGAACTACTTGTGAAGGAAGGGCGTTGACTTAGGCTCATGGTTTGGAGGTTCCCACCTAAGGCTGGGGGCCCCATGGGTCCTGCTGTCCCATGAGGCTGCTGCATCGCAGTGGCAgagggagccaggaagcagagaggctggacCCAGCGTGGGCTTCTGTCACCAGCTGCCTCGCGAGAAGTGGCTTCTAAGTGTCCCCTGTGGTCTCGGGGCCTCCCTGAGGCCTGCCTCCTATGCGTTCCACGTACAGGAAGCGTCCACCCTCTTAGCGTCATTGACTTATGCTGGAGCCCCAGCACACAGACGCACAGCCCTGGGCTGCACTGCCCGTGCAGGGGCGTCTGTGTTGTGAGCACGTTGCTGGAGCCTGGCAGCTCCGGGAAACTGTGAAGTGGAGAGAAGCAGTGTGTGCGTAGCCATGGGGGCAGCGGGGTGGGGAGGCAGCCAGCAGGGAGTGTCCTGCTCACTGGGACCCGGAAGACTGGTGCTGTTCCTCCCGGCTCCagagctgcctcctgcctgcctgcccgtcCCCAGGGGTCCCAGCTGCTGTTGTAAACACTGGAGCCCGGGCTGGGGCCGCCCCTCCCTTCTCTGGCCTTTTGGGGACAGCACTGCCCACAGCTCAGGCGGGGAGGGCAGCTGAGGCTGGAGACGCCAGGAGACTTTCAGGAAATGGATTTTCTCTTCTCACTGTGGCAACACTGAAATCACAGATAAGACAGCGGCTTCACCACCCGCCACCCTCTGGTGACGACTGCTGTCCATCTGCACCGCCCCTTTCGGACCACGCTCTGACGTGGGGGTGTGCAAAAAGGCTGTCCTCCTCCACCCTTGCCCAAGCTGCCcgtttcttcctcctctccctctcccctgccccaacccccgcccacatgcacacacaaatacagatgcatacatgtgtacacatgtgttaGCATACACACGTGCATAATACTACACACACATGTAGACACATGCgcatacatgcacatgcatggcaCACATGACTTGTCCATGTCACTTCTCACAGGCCcaccccttccttttttttttttttttttttgagatttaaaagccaGATTTATCAGAGTCATAGTCCTCCAGCCAGTGTGGCATGGAGAGGGGCTTCCGAGTGAGGAAAAACCCAGAGGGCCCCATGGCACTGGGGCTTTTAAGcacagttttgaaaaaaaaaatacttggccatcagattgacattcagttcCTAGGTTGGGACAAAACCCATCGAAAGACCTGATTTGCAGTCCTTCATCCTGTCTGGCTTGGACAGTCAAGCAGAAGAGCTGTCACAAGGGCGGGATACCTAATTTGCTGGACAGTagactgggagctcagaagggtggagtcCCCACTCGCGTGCTGGTctcaaggagtgggcaggcaggcaggcacttctGACCTTGCTAAGGGTAACTTTGGGGAGGAACGTTTTCCACTCTCAATTTCCAGGCTACCTTTTAACCGATCTGACTCCTCACAagagaatggaccctaacttcgtTGGGGAGCCGGGCGGCGatcgctctggctgcttcatgctgaaaagcgGTGTCACAGGGACCGGGAGTCGAGGCGGGTTCCAGCAGGGCCCCTCCTTCCGTTTAGCCTTAGTCCTTGATAGACACCTGCCTGCTCCTGTCCCTGCATCCATGTCCTGTGATTTCTTCAGAGGGGCTCTCTGCTGAGTCGCAAGGTCTTCCAGGTTTTACAGCTGTTGCGATTTGTGCTTCCAAAATGCACCCCTGCACCCCGCAGTTAGCAGGAGCCCCACACTTTCACCCTCTCTaggccagcaggtggaaaatgcTGCTTCACTTGCTTCAAGCTCAGGGTCTCGGCAGAGCGTGTTGGGGGTCCCTGgatggtggtgtgtgtgtgtgtgtgcgcgcgcacatgCACCATGACTCGCACCAGGGATGCCATGTCACAGCCCGTTGTGTGCCAGCTGCTTCGTTGTGTCCTCTGTTGATCAGacgtcagaattacagaaagttaGAGCTGCAAGGGGCCTCGGAGGTGGTGCACCACCCCCACTTCACGGAGGGGAAACAGGCCCAGGGTGGATGGGGGGGACCTGTCTGCAGTCACACGGAGCAGCTCCGTCCTTGGTGGCATTGCAACAGGGGTTCCGGGCTTCCTGCTTCCTTTGATTTCTCACTCCTGAGGAGTGTGGCCGGCCAGGTTCCGCTCGGCCTCTGAACCACTGGTCCCGCCCCTCGCTGCTGTGCCGGTGGAGGTCTCCCCATCGAGCCCACAGTAGGTGCTTTAGAGCATACTGATTGCTTGGTGAGTGTCGGGGCATCGCAGGGGAGAGGAAATGGCTTGTGCTGTCACGCACGCCCGCCCAGTGCCTCAGGAAGAGAGGCAGACTGCTGCTGGGACTTTTCCAGGAAGAAatgactttcttattttttaatgaaaaagaaaaatgggtagGCCTTCAGCCGGATGGGGGAGGTGAGAGCCGGGCTGCCTGGGCTTGAGATGTCTGTCTGGTGAGGGCCAGTGGCTGGAATTCCCTTTGGCCCCCGGGCAGAGATGGCCTGATAGGAGAGCCTGTTTCCTTGGAGTGTTTGGGGGTAAacctgggctgagctctgggGCACTCACTCCTAGGCTGAGCTCCGGGGCACTCACTCCCCGGGGCTGTCTCAGGGCTGTAattctctctgctccctccctgccctctcctctccctctcccaggagCCCTTGCAGCTTTCATCCCCAGAGCACTGTCAGGGCTGCTCAAGCCTTTCACGGTCATGGGGGCACCTTGCCACGGGGACCCCTTTCCAGCTAGCTCAGTCCTGCctggatgcccacagcagctcttTGATCGGTGGTCCTGGGACACTTGTCCTGCTGGTGGGTCACCTCCCACCTTCCCTGAGCCCCCTCGACGCTTCCTTGGACTCCTAGAAGAGGAAGCACAGTCCCTCCAACTTCTGCCAGGTCTGGGGGACCTGGTCCCTGCCGACCCCTGCAGGCTCCTCCTGTGCCTGCTGCGGCCAGCGGTGAGCCCTGGGCAGGCGCCTGGGCCTCTCCGAGCCTGCTTCCTCTCCTGTGAGATAGGTACGCGCCAGCTTGCCACTCTCCACTCCTAGGCCCCCGGCCCCGCAAGGAGCGACCAAGTCCACAGATGTGGATTCGCAGCTAACCTGTTCTCCTGCAAGAGGGCAGCCTGCTTTTAATCCCAGCTCTGTCATTTCCAAGGGTGCTTTTGCTCTCCGGTGTGTCCTGTTGAGCTTCAGTCTAGGCTGCAGCCTCTGCCCATGGAGAGTGCATGCTGCCTGCCCGCCCATTTGTGCATGGTCAGCAGACTGTGTGGCCAAGGATTTAGAAGCCTCAGCTTCGTCTCTGCCATCACATCTTTGGGGCACAGCGGTCTTCCCGTGTGCATCACACACGTCCTCAAAcagccctcctcctgctccattcCAGGAAGCAAAGATACGATCCCGCAGATGCATTTTCTAAGCAATGTTCTCAGGCAATCTGTCATTTTCCCAACACCTTGTTAGCGGGAGGTATGTACGAGAGGCAGATGGTAACACATACCAGACTGTGACGGATGCATGCGACTGGTTCTAGGCACTTGTGACAGATCCAGGAGACAGCACATCGGTGGTAGgggctggcttccctgggcccagGTGGTCAGGCAGGCTGTGTCGACGAGGTGCAGAGAGAGGTCCTGCCATAGCGCCAGGGTTCAGTGGAGTCGCACTCCTTGTCTggcacagtgacacacacacacacacacacacacacacacagctgaacTGGAAAGTCCAGAGACTGACCTGAGAAGGTGTAGAGGAtggaggcccctcccccaccacatgCCCTCAGCAGCTCCAGCCTGGGTCTCCAGTTCTCCCGGTCCCTCTCAGTTCATCTTCTGTGTGGCTACCGCAGCGCCCCTGACGCCGGGTAATTCACAGACTTCAGAATTCAGGTCCATGATCCTGGAGGCTGAGATGGCTACGTGCACCGTGCCAGCACCTGCTCACCGCCTGGTCACATCCTAACGTGGGGGGAGGCGTGTGGCCAGCACAGGGCCCTCTTCCTCCTCGTACGAAGCTGCTCCTGCCATCCGGGGGCCACCCTCAGGCCCTCATCCCTGGGACTCACACACAGTGTGAAGATGAAGCTTCCAGCGCAGGAACTCTCAGACCATAGCCctgtgctccccacagcccccagggtgCTGCCCGGCTTACCGTCCTCCTGCCCGCCGTCCCCAAACCCCAGCCATCGCTGCGCCGTCACCTCCGTCGTTTTCGTGCCATCAGACTTCCCCCTTGCCGAAATGGCAATTGATGACACAGAGCAGGAGGAGAACGGAAGCTGCTCCTCTTTGTGTTCGATTTCAACACCAGCAGGTGTTGAGTCGCCAGGGAACCTGCTCACTCCTTGCCACGTTTGGGGAGTGTGGAGCCACAACGTGAACCCCAGTCTCCTTGGCAGGTTTCAGGCCGTTCCACACCCACGGGTGTTGGTTAAGCATCAGAGATGGCCCAGGCACCGGCGGTGCCTCCCAGTGGCTGGCAGCGTCTGCCCCCACCATGCCTTCCCGTCTGCACCTCCCTGAGAAGTGCTCTTTTAGTTCCGGGTCTGGGAGAGCCCACCCTTGAGCCTTACCCTCCAGCTGTGAGACCAGTCTGgcactcctcccacccccactcgtGTGTTCCTCATCTTCGCCCTGGGGATGTGTGAGGAGGTAGGGGCAGGTCTCGCTGGCTGTTGGAGTTCTCAGGGGAGCCCCAGGACAgaccctctcccttccctgcctggATTCGGCACACACTGAGAAGTAACTCAGCAGAGAGGGACcatgttgtcatttttttttttaatcggaTGAAGGCAGGTCAGAGAACTCAGCTTTCGGGTGAGACCTGCGTGTTCTTGCTGAGTGATCCGGAATCAGGCATTGTTACCTGTGCGCAGGTGAGCCCCTGGGCTGCTTGGCATCCTAACAGCGGCTTTGCCAGGAGAAGGTGCGGGCTGGGCTCTGCCCGCCCAGGATTTTACTCCCTAAATTCCCTGTCAGGGGTTCTTGTGGGCTGTTCACTCCTTAGCCAAAGGTGTCGATGTGGATTCAGGTGGCTTACTGCGCACAGGCTGTCTGGGCCGGCATTCTCTGGTTACCTGCAGGCAGACTGATGCCCAGAGAAAAGAAAGGATGCACTCAAGGTCAATTACTCTCCTTGGTTCACGCGTGATACAGCTCCCAAGGGTGGGGACCCTGAGCCAACCCCGGGCCGCTGGGGacgctcccggctccagcccggCTCTGTTTTCTCTCCGGAtgattaaaagagagagacagaaatggcaGGAGGAAATGGCTCACTTAATACATAATAAAAAGCACTGTTCAGTTTTGAatcctagctttttttttctgccttcattGTTAGCCAATGCAAATCAGTGCGGGGAGGGGTGGGTTTTGGAGCAGGAGGGAAATGCGGCGGTGGCGAGGCTGTCTCCTGCGTCTCACTTTGGAGCCTGGCGagccccagcctcctgcagaTCCCGCCCGACCCTCTGCTGGGCAACGTTAGGCGGGCGAGCGAGCTGCTGAAGGCAGCTGGGGTGGGACCAGCCCCGCGCAGGTGCGACTTTGTCAGCATATCGCAAGGCACCGACCGAGCCTCCGGCTTCCCCGAAAGCGCCGCGAGCTTgagcccagggaggaggagagagggcgggTTGGTGACGAGTGGTCACCCGCTCGGGCGCACGTGCGTGCTCTGCGAGACCGGCCCGCTCCGTGCCGCGGGGACCAGCCTGGGCGCGCAGGGGTAGCGCGGTCTGCacggccgggccccgccccctaGCGGGGCCCCGTGGCTCCGCAGCCTTGCCCCGCTGCATTAAAGCCGCCACCGGCGACCGCGCTGCGCTTCCTCAAGCGCTCCGTCCGCACCCGGCGGCCAGCAGGGCTTCCGGCCAGGGGCTTCCAGCCGCGCCTCGGGATCCCTGCACGGAATCCCCTGAGGGCGCCTGCCGCAGCCTTCCCAACCCCGGCAGGGAACGCACACGTCCATCGGGGCCAAGTCCCCGTGCCGCCACCTCGAGGATAGCCTGCGGACGGACGCGGTGCAAGGTAGCTGGGTCCAGCGCTCGGGCGGCTGGGACCTCAGGGGAGGCGGCGGGGAGCCCTGCGCGCTTGGAGCAGCGCGCAGGGTCCCCCGAGAGGGTGCAAAGCATGCGTGGTGGAGATGTGGAGTGCTCGATGGTCGGGGCCACAGAAGCGCGCCCGCTTCCTCGGAGACCAAGGGTGGCCGAAGAACCCCGCGGGGCCAGCTGGCTCTGAGGTTTTCCAGGTTCAGGGCGCGAGGGGCTGAGCGTCCTGGACCCGAAGGTCCCAAGCGGGGCTCTCTGGGGATTTCCGGAGGAAGGTTTGCTAGCAGTGTCCTGTTGTGGAGGGCTGCGGGGTCCCCGCATGCAGCAGCCGAGGGTGGGCTGGGGCTTCCCTAGGGAGGGCGCTGTGGTGCGAGCCCCAGTCCCAAAGGATGCCCCCTCCCCAATGGAAGCGGCTCAGGGCTTTCTCAGAGGGGACTTGTGGGGTGGCAGCTATGCCCTGAACTCCCCGGTTATTTGGGGACAGGTGCGGCCCATGCGCACACCGTCTCATGACCCCCCCCTCCTTTGTTTCAGGGCGGGATCCAGCTGAGCGGCCCGCGGGGTCTCCGGAAAAGGGGCCGGAGCGCCCCGGGCCCTCGGGGGCTGCTGTCGGGCGCCACAAACTTAAAGGGCCCGAAGGCCGGGGGCGCACACGGCGGCGGCGGCCGTGGGCATGGAGGGCGCGCTGGTGGCCAACTGGAGCACGGAGGCGGTGGGCGCGAGTGCGGTGTCTCCGGGGACTACGGAGAACGGCACGGTCGGGCCGCCGCAGCGCAACGAGGCCCTAGCGCGCGTGGAGGTGGCCGTGCTGTGCCTCATCCTCTTCCTGGCGCTGAGCGGGAACGTGTGCGTGCTGCTGGCGCTGCGCACCACGCGCCACAAGCACTCGCGCCTCTTCTTCTTCATGAAGCACCTGAGCATTGCCGACCTGGTGGTGGCCGTGTTCCAGGTGTTGCCGCAGCTGCTGTGGGACATCACCTTCCGCTTCTACGGGCCCGACCTGCTGTGCCGCCTCGTCAAGTACCTGCAGGTGGTGGGCATGTTTGCCTCCACCTACATGCTGCTGCTCATGTCGCTGGACCGCTGCCTGGCCATCTGCCGGCCGCTGCGCACGCTGCGCCGCCGCACCGACCGCCTCGCGGTGCTCGCCACGTGGCTCGGCTGCCTGGTGGCCAGCGCGCCGCAGGTGCACATCTTCTCGCTGCGCGAGGTGGCCGAGGGCGTCTTTGACTGCTGGGCGGTCTTCATCCAGCCCTGGGGGCCCAAGGCCTACGTCACGTGGATCACGCTCGCCGTCTACATCGTGCCCGTCATCGTGCTGGCCGCCTGCTACGGCCTCATCAGCTTCAAGATCTGGCAGAACCTGCGGCTCAAGACgctggcggcggccgcggcggccgcggGGCCCGAGGGGGCAGCGGCTGccgcggcggcgggcggcgcaGAGCGCGCAGCCCTGGCGCGGGTCAGCAGCGTGAAGCTCATTTCCAAGGCCAAGATCCGCACGGTCAAGATGACCTTCATCATCGTGCTGGCCTTCATCGTGTGCTGGACGCCATTCTTTTTCGTGCAGATGTGGAGCGTCTGGGATGCTGACGCGCCCAAGGAAGGTAGCGCCTGGCGCACCAGGGACCTGGTGGAGGGAgctggtgggcggggcctgcagggTTCCCGGGGACAGGCGGGGACCCCCCTGTGCTGGGGCAGGCGGCTCTGAGTCCCGGCTGTACTAGGCTCCTGGTGGATGAGCTGAGCTTCAACTCACCGCTCTGTCAAGTGGCAATGAACGTTCCACACCCCGCCACGCAGTGGGGGAAAAACACGGGTGAAGCCCTTGCTTGGCCGGGTGGGGGCTGCGCATGGTTGAGGACCAGGAGGTGCAGGTAACCCCTCTGCCCGGCCGGGCTAAGCAGTGGGGCAGGTAAGTTTCCAACCACACCTTGCTCAAGCTCCGGCTTTAAGTCCATCCTCAGTGGAGCCGGCGCTTTTAGGGTTGGGGTGAGGGCAGCCTGGGAAGGGGGAGCCGGACATCCAGCCAGGCGCTGAGAAGGGACCTGGAAGGCACCGCTGGAGAAAGAGCAGAACCCCGAGACCTCAGCTGGCGGGTTGGAGGCCTCAGGGCCGGGTGCCCAGGAAGGGCACTGCTTCGACCTGCGGCAAgaggagggagctgggcaggTACCTGccggcacggggggggggggggcggcaggtgGTCTCGGGGGGTGGGGATGTGCCTTCCAGCTTGGAGGGCAGCTGAGGACAGGGCTCGCGGTGGGGCTCCAGTTCTTGGGCCAAGTCAGAGAGCACCCCGGGCTCGGGTGCTTGTGGCTGGAGCCTGGCAGCTGGCCCTAAGAGTTGGAGCTGCTTTGTGCTCACCCTGCTCTGATCCCTGCAGGAAGCCacatacaccccccccccccccccccccccgctcacaCGAGCAGAGTGTTGGTGGCCGGGCCACCTGCTGTTCGATATTCACTGAACCTAGCCTGACACCGCCGCTGTGCAGCCCCCGGCCACGCCCTACCCAGGGCTGTCAGGGCCAGACCAGCGAAGGCAGTGAGAACCCTCCCAGGAAGAACAGGGTGCGGTGGGCGCCACACCGACACTGCAAGGGATCAGGGACACTTCCTGCCTGGCCCGG of Oryctolagus cuniculus chromosome 10, mOryCun1.1, whole genome shotgun sequence contains these proteins:
- the OXTR gene encoding oxytocin receptor isoform X1, with protein sequence MEGALVANWSTEAVGASAVSPGTTENGTVGPPQRNEALARVEVAVLCLILFLALSGNVCVLLALRTTRHKHSRLFFFMKHLSIADLVVAVFQVLPQLLWDITFRFYGPDLLCRLVKYLQVVGMFASTYMLLLMSLDRCLAICRPLRTLRRRTDRLAVLATWLGCLVASAPQVHIFSLREVAEGVFDCWAVFIQPWGPKAYVTWITLAVYIVPVIVLAACYGLISFKIWQNLRLKTLAAAAAAAGPEGAAAAAAAGGAERAALARVSSVKLISKAKIRTVKMTFIIVLAFIVCWTPFFFVQMWSVWDADAPKEASAFIIAMLLASLNSCCNPWIYLLFTGHLFQELVQRFLCCSPGYRRGGRQGETSVSKKSNSSTFVLSRRSSSQRSCSQPTTV